The Pelodiscus sinensis isolate JC-2024 chromosome 13, ASM4963464v1, whole genome shotgun sequence genome includes a region encoding these proteins:
- the LOC102462718 gene encoding voltage-gated potassium channel KCNC1-like: MDGSKEKIILNVGGIRHETYCSTLRTFPGTKLCRLTEPQASTIYDYNPVTKEFFFDRSAQLFGYVLSYYRTKHLHCPADTCRSILEEELAFWELSDAQLAPCCWLKLSNKDSQPEEFNVWDENEHADDQCLIVQMERRDFSWRARWQPKIWSIFEKPFSSLSAKCLAVVSLLFIIGIVIIFCEETKAQYEYFAVNFTIFGHSDVIQSTHESYYQQEPYLLHLEVFCVLWFTFEFSMRFFFCPDKKKFLRNPLNVADFLSLFPVYIELFTAGQIQKMPNLALWLGFVRVVYLFKLLKIFKLIETPLILRVLSYTLKSIIREICILLMILAFETLFFGSLFFYGELLGVHPSYRGDLHFTDIIICFWWALITLTTVGYGDIIPLTTFGQVMAAFAAIFGMLTIIIPIPIFLVKFKGYYATAITKQKLKMSKKQ; the protein is encoded by the exons ATGGATGGCTCAAAAGAGAAGATCATCCTGAATGTTGGAGGCATCAGACATGAGACATACTGCAGCACCCTTCGGACCTTCCCAGGGACCAAGCTGTGCAGGCTCACAGAGCCCCAAGCCAGCACCATCTACGATTATAACCCTGTCACCAAAGAATTCTTCTTTGACAGGAGTGCTCAACTCTTTGGCTATGTATTGAGCTATTACAGGACCAAACACCTTCATTGTCCTGCAGACACCTGCAGGTCAATCTTAGAGGAAGAGCTGGCTTTCTGGGAGTTAAGTGATGCACAGCTGGCACCCTGCTGTTGGCTGAAGCTGTCCAACAAAGACAGCCAGCCTGAGGAATTTAATGTTTGGGATGAGAATGAACATGCGGATGACCAGTGCCTCATAGTCCAAATGGAAAGAAGGGATTTCAGCTGGAGGGCCAGATGGCAACCAAAGATATGGTCGATCtttgaaaagcccttttcctCTTTAAGTGCCAAG TGCCTGGCCGTTGTTTCTCTGCTGTTCATCATTGGAATAGTCATCATATTCTGTGAGGAGACTAAGGCACAGTATGAGTACTTTGCTGTTAACTTCACCATTTTCGGCCATTCCGATGTGATCCAAAGCACCCATGAGTCTTATTACCAGCAGGAACCTTACCTGCTCCACTTGGAGGTATTCTGTGTCCTCTGGTTCACTTTTGAGTTTTCCATGCGATTTTTCTTCTGTCCAGACAAAAAAAAATTCCTCAGAAACCCTCTGAATGTGGCAgatttcctctccctcttcccagtgTACATCGAACTCTTCACAGCTGGGCAGATCCAGAAAATGCCAAACTTAGCGCTTTGGCTGGGTTTTGTCCGTGTGGTCTACCTCTTCAAACTCCTGAAGATATTCAAGCTAATAGAGACACCTCTGATCTTGAGAGTCTTGTCCTACACACTCAAGTCCATCATCCGAGAGATTTGCATCCTGCTGATGATCCTGGCCTTTGAAACCCTCTTCTTTGGGTCTCTCTTTTTCTATGGAGAGTTGTTGGGTGTTCATCCTTCTTACCGGGGGGATTTGCACTTCACAGACATCATCATCTGCTTCTGGTGGGCTCTGATCACACTAACCACTGTGGGCTATGGTGACATCATCCCTCTCACCACTTTTGGACAGGTGATGGCAGCATTTGCTGCCATATTTGGCATGTTAACGATTATCATTCCAATCCCCATTTTTCTGGTGAAATTTAAAGGCTATTATGCCACGGCCATAACTAAACAGAAGCTGAAAATGAGCAAAAAGCAAtaa